From Rhopalosiphum padi isolate XX-2018 chromosome 2, ASM2088224v1, whole genome shotgun sequence:
ataatacaataagaataaaaatataattaccacTGTATTGTAAGGTGGCACCTAATACTGAATCTACAATACTACCAACTAGTCCGGCAAAACCTCCAGCTACAATTATTGGCCACTGAGCAGGACTTCTGGCCAACATGTCAGCGTCAATTGTATAAATAAGCATTGCATAATTTGCTAATCCAACAACCATGCCACCTAATAGACTGACAATCAATCCAATGACCGACACACCTCCGTTTGTACCTAGGACATAAATTCTACAAATAATActacaatttttctaaaatacaaatcaatattagattataagagtaatatattctatatagtaaaattactaAGTCTAAAAAAATTACCTTTGGGAACTGGTTTACCAGTTGTTATCAATATGGGTAAGCCTGTATCCAAGACTGTTGCTAATTCTGAGGCCCAAGTATCACCATTGCAACTGGAAAAAgcacctaaataataaataaaaattatacttacattttcaataagttATCCAATAGGGTTACAAAAATTAAGTCTTACCAAGAATACCAATGGATAACCAAGAAGGCCGATAATAACGATTAAAATCAACAGGTAGTTCACCACATCCAACATCTAAAATGTACAAGAGTGCAAGTTGAGTAGCCATGCCTCCATTACACAGTACCTGTATCCAGTTTCTTTGACcacctaaaattattttataaaagtattaatcaCAAACATTATCGATATATTCTACATTTCTACCTTCTTTAAAGTCAGCTTCCAATTGTTTCTTAGATTTGCTTCGAAATTTTGTCGCTCTGGAAGATGTAACAAAAAATGTTAGCAAACAAGCCAGAAATCCATAGCTGCTCAATGTTAATACAAAACCAACAATCACACctggataatattaaaaaatttaaatggcattgtttcattatttatgGATTTAGAGTTTAGACTGCATAAAGTACTTAATAGAAATACTAACCTAATAGTGCTCCGCTTAGACTTAAACTACGTTTGGTATAACCCCATACAGCAATAAATAATGGAATGAAAGTGGATATAAACCACCGGAGAGGTGGGAGTCcttctaaaaattgtataaatatataattaataaaataaatttaattgagttAATTGATCTTCAAGTTagtttaaataagaataaattataataaaataaaacaagtatttttacatttctgtttaataaaataattagaaattttgtagttgtgattaaatatttcttttaaaatgaaaaaaaaaacacaaaacatctaatactttaaattcaatttttaataaaaaactaatctTTAGAACTttagttaaaactattaaatttttatacttataaattaatgagtTTACCATCTAGTTCATTTACATTATCACCATAAAATTTTCGGAACAAAATATTGCTAATCCATAAAATCATTGACAATGGAATAGAAACCATAGTTAATGCGACTGATATGGTTGGCTTAGAAACATTCATGTCTTCAGAATCACTTTTAATTTTGGTCATGTTGACAAAAAGTGAAAAATTGTTCTTGTACACTATAAAAcagaaattacaataattaatatattgttaaataaattaaattttcaaggtcTCCACTTCAAAAACAACTACattattaacagtaataataccatgcttcataaaatcataacagtattattatgtaacatgtaaattaatagtttttaaatttaggttGATTGTATAGTTGAGttcagtatatttattaaataatcattaacgaCTAAGATAAAGTTAATATAGAATgatggctataatattattattgcttagtttttaattatttttgcataaaaacCCATTTGaaacagtttatattataaatttataatttaattatagttaaaatatagattatttataaataacagttaCATATTAGGTACCAAAATTATCTTCATTTTTTGGGAGGGGAATACTGAtgctaatagtttaaaaaagtaaactagtaaatcaacaaaaataaataaaaataataacaaattgatGGTAGTACAAActataaacagttttaaaaagaCTTTTCTtctattgtatttaatacaacatgataaatttgaatacaaattgtacttatataaattaaatatgtttaaataaaactaccTGGATCAtacttatctttttttttttaaatttttaacacacTATAAGGGATGctctatttataattaagacATATCCCAATTTATTTAAGGTAATCTTTAAAtcctaaaaaaattgtaataattactataatactatgtaacacaataataaactaACAAATCATAGTACTTAGATACAACTATTTACcactacatttataatattaatattaatattagtaaatttatcattacacaaaattacatatgaaagataaaatgattattatatagaaggaacagaatttatttttcttatgctttaaaattagattattaattatttaattatatatgatacatGAACACGATAAATATAGTTTGTTTTAAGTATGTAACAGTCAATAGccaattagtattaataaattaataaaggtaTTTAATTAGGTATCCCAATGACATTGATCtagattacataatatgtagtgaacaattaataaacaagtagaataaatattgtacataaaccTATCATAAGACGTTACGTAGgtaactactatattataattgataatattataagttgtcTAATTTACTCTCTAAGAATATAACTATTcactaatatgatatttttttcaaaacactatataaataaatttattattattccaaaacTTTCAAACGAAATGagacttttttttcaagattttttCTTTGGCGAATAAGATTTATACCAAATtagatatttgtattttcttACATGTTTTGATTTCAAcctttacaattaattaaactattaaattaatactaattatgatataataatattttatacttgtcagaaatgatataataattattatattcttgtaaAAAAGGCATTTGctcatgaatataaaataaataatatgaatacctTTTAGTACATTACTTTGAAATTGGACacgttttaaaagaaaaacattaccttttattatacatttttgaatgaaTCATGTTAGACAATGAAAAACTTTGGCTTATTTTccaagttataacaataataaagttaaaattataaataccaaataataatataattttctgcgGACCGGCAGTAATTTGTAGTTACCTGATCAGCAAAAAATTAATGGATAAAGTCGACGTGTTTAATAGAAGATAGACATTAGACAAGGCGATGtagccataaaatataaatcaaaaacggTAGTTTAGACCAGATAACCGAAACGATGGAAATCATTAATAAAAGTCGTGATCCGTGACatgagtattattaatattacaatattgaatatagaaatgatttaatattcttaaacttTGAACGCACATGAGCGGCGCGGCGGCGGCACACGAAGACGTTAGTCGTAATCGCACTACGACTGTAAATAGTGTAAATTTTCACACAATCCGACAATCGTACTACTTATACGTGTAAGGAATTTATGAGTTATCGGTGACGGACGGACAGCCGACCTGTCCCTA
This genomic window contains:
- the LOC132920617 gene encoding transmembrane protein 19; translation: MNLTKPLNKKKEVHMYKNNFSLFVNMTKIKSDSEDMNVSKPTISVALTMVSIPLSMILWISNILFRKFYGDNVNELDEGLPPLRWFISTFIPLFIAVWGYTKRSLSLSGALLGVIVGFVLTLSSYGFLACLLTFFVTSSRATKFRSKSKKQLEADFKEGGQRNWIQVLCNGGMATQLALLYILDVGCGELPVDFNRYYRPSWLSIGILGAFSSCNGDTWASELATVLDTGLPILITTGKPVPKGTNGGVSVIGLIVSLLGGMVVGLANYAMLIYTIDADMLARSPAQWPIIVAGGFAGLVGSIVDSVLGATLQYSGFNRKTGTIVEHPGKDIVHISGRRILDNHSVNLISSVIMGILTPKIAYLVWP